The Thermoproteota archaeon genome includes a window with the following:
- a CDS encoding molybdopterin-dependent oxidoreductase, whose amino-acid sequence MQSPRISRRTFLKMAGLGTFSLLFSGSIRKVLGVPKPKRYRLGEIGGKDLQLTREVRGVCGYCSVGCGIIFYRTGDKVIHLEGDPDNPLNEGKLCSKGEASLELFGQHNPRRLRTPLIRVNPKPPAEELKKVKTQDELRAILDKYKPIWRPATWDEAFRYIAERMREILDEVGWDPRKEDGYYHLGKKFPLWIEAGAKLTNEEAYIIKKIATMLGSYNIDHDARRCHSTTVAGLAGTVGFGAQTQSFIDTQFISTYLIFGGNPAENHPVSMRHTLKGKERGTLKLVVVDPRYNRTASQADVFAFFRPGSDLAFLLYILHYAFWERNPPVDQLDTFKEFVTRFNVDLEEIKEFKEITKDYTAEEVSRITGIPVDKLRKIAELYVENSGVTTNFKRFGSIQWAMGQTQHHVGTQITRLSTLVQLTLGNMGFPGGGLNPYRGHSNVQGTTDMCILSHILPGYIKQPSSPLQIRVYQDWKNQGFPDAWHWEIPDWAGSSFGPNERGKVNSTKVLWSWWFQNWRRFELTWGIFVGTDPESDPKNGTVISDFPFGKGYTENTWWQGVLFDDVLKAAIIMAENIAVSDGDAITTYIALASLKLLVVVDLWETETATFADVLLPGAFQYEKYGSITNSNRWVQWQDRVVPPAGDAKPDLWIMLKLWDYFKSYGIVRLPSQIYGKREEKVSIKNPNTGEMVELYERKIEPFMDYATGRFADPDYAYADPELIYKEIDLAVDLYNGMYDWVDGKILAKRRKPLLRTESDIDGILDREFLMYKDWAWTWPKNVRILYDLWTLSKTLGRTFQFTFTPGEYSVGDTLNGKTVSITGETGEIRDAKSGKWRPAFIPGHNFVVGKMYKRLWSGMTDLLTGAVTAKDLLWYGKVMGKFVIFSGESHTVTTYEDLGIKCPLCESFYYDEDVINVGKANYKKPYFKGTKDYKGKKIKYVGFYDWKKVRDKFSEEFRSLAKSLGIREAVKSMKEKYGEWYAYPNPSNSGEILAWDMRYPIHYEPVESPDFELATKYPAMAWRRAENYRFLEPPKGFEHLKDTVTMIPEDMSPPEGAEVVVVTTNRMTEHFHTGQLTRNVPLLAELVPEPFAEIPKPLADKLGIKPGDIVEVGNKRNVIYVRAMVTHRVPKLSVNGKEVYVINLPWHWGWAGAHSTYAVVNTITDVYMDVVTTMQETKAFLAYVRKAPIEKYDYRAKEENLPGIRP is encoded by the coding sequence ATGCAAAGTCCCAGAATATCGAGAAGAACCTTTCTAAAGATGGCGGGCCTAGGCACCTTCTCACTACTCTTCTCCGGCTCAATCCGAAAGGTCTTGGGAGTGCCCAAGCCCAAGAGATACAGGCTGGGGGAGATAGGAGGCAAGGATCTGCAGCTCACTAGGGAAGTCAGGGGGGTCTGCGGCTACTGCTCTGTGGGCTGCGGCATAATCTTCTATAGGACAGGCGACAAGGTGATCCACCTAGAGGGCGACCCGGACAATCCGTTGAACGAGGGCAAGCTCTGTTCTAAGGGAGAGGCCTCTCTGGAGCTGTTCGGGCAGCATAATCCGAGGAGACTTAGGACGCCGCTTATAAGGGTTAACCCCAAGCCTCCAGCCGAAGAGCTCAAGAAGGTTAAAACGCAAGATGAACTCAGGGCCATCTTGGATAAATACAAGCCGATATGGAGACCCGCCACTTGGGATGAGGCCTTCAGGTACATAGCCGAGAGGATGAGGGAGATCCTTGATGAGGTAGGATGGGATCCGAGGAAGGAGGACGGCTACTACCACTTAGGCAAGAAGTTCCCGTTGTGGATAGAGGCGGGCGCCAAGCTCACCAACGAGGAGGCCTACATAATAAAGAAGATCGCCACCATGCTGGGAAGCTACAACATAGACCACGACGCTAGGAGGTGCCACTCCACCACCGTGGCCGGTTTGGCCGGGACGGTTGGCTTCGGGGCCCAGACTCAGAGCTTCATAGATACCCAGTTCATCTCCACTTATCTGATCTTCGGCGGCAATCCCGCGGAGAATCATCCGGTCAGCATGAGGCATACCCTCAAAGGTAAGGAGAGGGGGACCCTCAAGCTGGTGGTCGTTGATCCCAGATACAATAGGACCGCCTCCCAGGCTGACGTGTTCGCCTTCTTCAGACCGGGCTCGGACCTAGCGTTCCTCCTATACATCCTTCACTACGCCTTCTGGGAGAGGAATCCACCGGTGGATCAACTGGACACTTTCAAGGAGTTCGTCACCAGGTTTAACGTGGATCTGGAGGAGATAAAGGAGTTCAAGGAGATAACCAAGGATTACACGGCTGAGGAGGTTTCGAGGATAACGGGAATACCGGTGGACAAACTCAGGAAGATAGCAGAACTCTACGTGGAAAACAGTGGAGTGACTACCAACTTCAAGAGGTTCGGTTCCATCCAGTGGGCAATGGGGCAGACCCAGCACCATGTGGGGACCCAGATCACGAGGCTCAGCACCCTCGTGCAGCTGACCTTGGGAAACATGGGATTCCCGGGCGGAGGCCTGAATCCGTACAGGGGCCACAGCAACGTGCAGGGGACCACCGACATGTGCATACTCTCGCACATACTGCCGGGTTACATAAAGCAACCCTCCAGCCCTCTCCAGATAAGGGTTTATCAGGACTGGAAGAATCAGGGCTTCCCCGACGCCTGGCACTGGGAGATCCCCGATTGGGCTGGCAGCAGCTTCGGTCCCAATGAGAGGGGTAAGGTGAACTCGACCAAGGTGCTCTGGTCGTGGTGGTTCCAGAACTGGAGGAGGTTCGAGTTGACTTGGGGCATCTTCGTCGGTACAGATCCTGAATCGGATCCGAAGAACGGGACCGTGATAAGCGACTTCCCATTCGGAAAGGGATACACAGAGAACACCTGGTGGCAGGGAGTCCTCTTCGACGATGTGCTGAAGGCCGCGATCATAATGGCGGAGAACATAGCTGTCAGCGACGGGGATGCGATAACTACCTATATAGCCCTAGCATCGCTCAAGCTGCTTGTTGTGGTTGACCTGTGGGAGACTGAGACAGCAACTTTCGCTGATGTCCTCCTACCTGGCGCATTCCAGTACGAGAAGTACGGGTCGATAACGAACAGCAACCGCTGGGTCCAGTGGCAGGACAGGGTCGTGCCACCAGCAGGCGATGCCAAACCCGATCTCTGGATAATGCTCAAACTCTGGGACTACTTCAAGAGCTACGGGATTGTGAGGCTTCCAAGCCAGATATACGGCAAGAGGGAGGAGAAGGTCTCCATAAAGAATCCCAATACAGGAGAGATGGTCGAGCTTTACGAGAGGAAGATAGAGCCCTTCATGGACTACGCGACCGGCAGATTCGCTGATCCTGACTACGCATATGCTGATCCCGAGCTGATATACAAGGAGATAGACTTGGCAGTTGATCTGTACAACGGGATGTATGATTGGGTTGACGGGAAGATACTGGCGAAGAGGAGGAAGCCCCTGCTGAGGACTGAGTCAGACATAGATGGCATTCTGGACAGGGAGTTCCTGATGTACAAGGACTGGGCGTGGACATGGCCCAAGAATGTGAGGATACTCTATGACCTCTGGACTCTCTCCAAGACCTTGGGGAGGACCTTCCAGTTCACCTTCACTCCCGGCGAATATTCCGTTGGGGACACGCTTAATGGTAAGACTGTGTCCATAACTGGAGAAACCGGAGAGATCAGGGACGCAAAGAGCGGTAAGTGGAGGCCAGCTTTCATACCCGGCCATAACTTCGTGGTCGGCAAGATGTACAAGAGGCTGTGGTCCGGCATGACCGACCTGCTGACCGGCGCCGTTACGGCGAAGGACCTCCTATGGTATGGGAAGGTGATGGGGAAGTTCGTGATATTCAGCGGGGAATCCCACACCGTGACCACCTACGAGGATCTGGGCATCAAGTGTCCCCTCTGCGAGAGCTTCTACTACGATGAGGACGTGATAAATGTCGGTAAGGCGAACTACAAGAAGCCCTATTTCAAGGGGACGAAGGACTACAAAGGGAAGAAGATAAAGTACGTGGGATTCTATGACTGGAAGAAGGTGAGAGACAAGTTCTCCGAGGAGTTTAGGAGTCTAGCCAAGTCCTTGGGCATAAGAGAAGCGGTCAAGAGCATGAAGGAGAAGTACGGCGAGTGGTACGCCTATCCTAATCCGAGCAATTCCGGTGAGATCCTAGCTTGGGATATGAGGTACCCGATCCACTACGAACCTGTGGAGTCTCCAGACTTCGAGCTGGCCACCAAGTATCCAGCGATGGCTTGGAGGAGAGCAGAGAATTACAGATTCTTGGAACCACCTAAGGGATTCGAGCACCTCAAGGATACGGTCACCATGATCCCGGAGGATATGTCACCGCCCGAGGGTGCTGAGGTAGTTGTGGTGACCACGAACAGGATGACGGAGCATTTCCACACCGGTCAGCTCACTAGGAATGTCCCTCTCCTAGCGGAGCTCGTCCCGGAGCCGTTCGCTGAGATACCTAAGCCCCTAGCGGATAAGCTCGGAATAAAGCCCGGAGATATCGTCGAGGTGGGAAACAAGAGGAACGTGATTTACGTGAGGGCGATGGTTACCCACAGGGTCCCCAAGCTATCAGTCAATGGTAAGGAGGTCTACGTGATAAACCTGCCATGGCACTGGGGATGGGCCGGGGCTCACAGCACCTATGCGGTGGTGAATACGATAACGGACGTGTACATGGACGTGGTCACCACTATGCAGGAGACCAAGGCGTTCCTGGCCTACGTTAGGAAGGCTCCCATCGAGAAATACGACTACAGGGCAAAGGAGGAGAATTTACCGGGGATAAGGCCGTGA
- a CDS encoding 4Fe-4S dicluster domain-containing protein, translating into MGEMAIAFNVDNCIFCRACQVACHVWNNTRPQVTEFSPTLTNPPDLLPNVWMVMEAKEVVEGDEFHWLFLKRQCMHCSEAPCAKACPVNAIEIHPEGAVVIREDKCTGCRFCIEACPYDVPKYDESSEKVYKCTFCIDRIQNGLEPACVAACPTDALVFGDYDELVNRYRSQGFEVYGDSVNDYVGRTHYIYVTRKFKGKLTDPKYFGERLKKDPRKASVQVGTNVVEPVGWGLIGLTLLAAAGHFIYWRTKRIEEKSESEGEKGGE; encoded by the coding sequence ATGGGAGAGATGGCAATAGCCTTCAATGTGGATAACTGTATCTTCTGCAGGGCATGTCAGGTTGCCTGCCACGTGTGGAACAACACTAGACCCCAAGTAACTGAATTTTCCCCTACATTGACGAATCCCCCAGATCTTCTGCCTAACGTCTGGATGGTGATGGAGGCTAAGGAGGTAGTGGAGGGAGATGAATTCCACTGGCTATTCCTCAAGAGGCAATGCATGCACTGCAGCGAGGCCCCCTGCGCTAAAGCTTGTCCAGTAAATGCCATAGAGATCCATCCGGAGGGGGCTGTCGTAATAAGAGAGGACAAGTGTACCGGATGCAGGTTCTGCATAGAGGCATGTCCCTACGATGTCCCCAAGTACGATGAGAGTAGTGAGAAGGTGTACAAGTGTACTTTCTGCATAGACAGGATACAGAACGGCTTGGAGCCCGCTTGCGTCGCTGCATGCCCCACTGATGCCTTGGTATTCGGCGATTACGATGAACTGGTCAACAGGTACAGGTCTCAGGGCTTTGAGGTGTATGGTGACTCGGTCAACGACTACGTGGGTAGGACCCACTACATCTACGTCACTAGGAAATTCAAGGGCAAGCTGACCGACCCCAAGTACTTCGGTGAGAGGCTGAAGAAGGATCCGAGAAAGGCGTCAGTACAGGTCGGAACCAACGTGGTAGAACCTGTCGGCTGGGGCCTTATTGGTCTCACTTTACTGGCCGCAGCCGGCCACTTCATCTACTGGAGGACCAAGAGGATCGAGGAGAAGTCCGAATCTGAAGGTGAGAAGGGAGGTGAGTGA
- a CDS encoding cytochrome b/b6 domain-containing protein, which yields MAEEYVSLAEWRSKCEAVKAFSEAQIWVHKHLIHFTLFFLITGLPLISREWFGWLAFVFGYPLSTVIGSYDPYSLGIQVARFIHRISAIGLALVLVPFLLKMLGELRRMEIWPECWSFSCFKKGFEDMIDFYVHRKKVTFPKYNVGQKGWIWTVIVGMVIMYVTGTVMWLRDLFPPSAWEVAHLLHDIGFFIAAIGLIIHVYMALLIPEHRPFVRAMFRTGRLTEEYVKEHHPKWHEKIEKEG from the coding sequence ATGGCCGAGGAGTATGTGAGCCTTGCGGAGTGGAGGAGCAAGTGCGAGGCAGTGAAGGCGTTCAGCGAGGCCCAGATATGGGTACACAAGCATCTGATACACTTCACCCTGTTCTTCCTCATCACAGGCTTACCCTTAATTAGCAGAGAGTGGTTCGGCTGGCTTGCTTTCGTCTTCGGCTATCCGCTTTCCACTGTGATAGGGAGCTACGATCCCTACAGCCTCGGCATACAGGTGGCCAGGTTCATACACAGGATCTCGGCCATAGGGCTGGCTCTAGTGCTGGTACCTTTCCTCCTCAAAATGCTGGGAGAGCTCAGGCGTATGGAGATATGGCCCGAATGCTGGAGCTTTTCCTGCTTCAAGAAAGGTTTCGAGGACATGATAGATTTCTACGTGCACAGGAAGAAGGTGACATTCCCCAAGTATAATGTGGGACAGAAGGGATGGATCTGGACCGTAATAGTAGGGATGGTGATAATGTACGTAACTGGAACCGTGATGTGGCTGAGGGACCTCTTCCCGCCCAGCGCTTGGGAGGTGGCCCATCTCCTCCACGATATAGGGTTCTTCATAGCAGCCATAGGCCTCATAATTCACGTGTACATGGCCCTGTTGATTCCAGAACATAGGCCTTTCGTCAGGGCCATGTTCAGAACGGGTAGATTGACTGAGGAGTACGTTAAGGAGCACCATCCCAAGTGGCACGAGAAGATCGAGAAGGAAGGCTGA
- a CDS encoding formate dehydrogenase accessory protein FdhE: MSDASSKFKRAVDLISIETPELRPSLLFYADMISLLNELSDEVVLELEDRRELIEELAKRVSEEGSPLLNLLGTIPVSAGIWQRILESVVSIVRDHREELTEDLNKLLEASEGGSFSIRDLATYSLKGDPNYARGVAAGLDVDLDLVNAIALWTIQPLLIALRRIAERKIDANNWLRGYCPVCGSYTRTGFMEGEGRKLHLKCEICGMEWPFLRLKCPFCGNEDEKKLGFYSLNDNKFRLYVCESCGEYWKVVDEELAGKNVPRELYPVWTFELDELASKLSKERSSEDEEGDIKS; this comes from the coding sequence GTGTCGGACGCGTCGAGCAAGTTCAAGCGGGCAGTGGACCTGATTTCGATTGAAACCCCCGAGCTGAGGCCTTCCCTCCTATTCTACGCTGATATGATCTCTCTATTGAACGAGTTATCCGATGAGGTTGTATTGGAGCTGGAGGATAGAAGGGAGCTTATTGAAGAGCTCGCCAAGAGGGTCAGCGAGGAGGGATCTCCGCTCCTGAATTTACTCGGTACAATACCCGTATCCGCAGGGATATGGCAAAGGATACTCGAATCAGTTGTATCAATAGTGAGAGATCACCGGGAGGAGCTAACGGAAGATCTAAATAAGCTATTAGAGGCGTCGGAAGGTGGTTCCTTTAGTATACGCGACCTAGCCACCTACTCCCTAAAAGGGGATCCGAATTACGCTAGGGGGGTGGCTGCCGGACTTGATGTGGACTTGGACTTAGTGAACGCAATTGCCCTATGGACAATACAGCCCCTCCTCATTGCCCTGAGGAGGATCGCCGAAAGGAAGATAGATGCTAACAACTGGTTGAGAGGCTATTGTCCGGTCTGCGGAAGCTACACGAGGACCGGATTCATGGAAGGGGAGGGTAGGAAGCTACACCTCAAATGCGAGATATGCGGGATGGAGTGGCCCTTCCTCAGGTTGAAATGTCCCTTCTGTGGTAACGAAGATGAGAAGAAGTTGGGTTTCTACTCTCTAAACGACAATAAGTTCCGCCTTTACGTATGCGAAAGTTGCGGAGAATACTGGAAGGTGGTCGACGAGGAACTAGCTGGTAAGAACGTTCCTAGGGAACTCTATCCAGTATGGACCTTTGAACTAGATGAGCTGGCCTCCAAGCTCAGCAAGGAGAGATCATCAGAAGACGAGGAAGGTGACATAAAGAGCTGA
- a CDS encoding formate dehydrogenase accessory sulfurtransferase FdhD has protein sequence MQDELRRVCERSVVRWRGTQMAADFRYEVEWVDGRKVGSFFASPNMIEEAVIGYLLMKGITRDVRVEEIRLSDLEYLLRITDEGELSPPRWRDEPVEWSTILSLMSDASKSIPKSICPFAFHVTGLYALKGSSVVQKMLLVDISRHTAAMKIAGWIMKRSDDLKELTPVMISTGRISGDIIKLLSLTGIRIVASMRHVLVSGAASADQRGITLISKDFTRELKVFTYPERVRGGPMVSKGGPLVRWHGKEADSPLC, from the coding sequence ATGCAAGATGAACTGAGGAGGGTGTGTGAAAGGTCCGTCGTCCGCTGGAGAGGTACGCAGATGGCTGCCGACTTCAGGTACGAGGTGGAGTGGGTGGATGGCCGAAAGGTAGGGAGCTTCTTCGCTAGCCCAAATATGATCGAGGAGGCAGTAATAGGTTACTTGCTGATGAAGGGGATTACAAGGGATGTCAGGGTGGAGGAAATAAGACTGAGCGACCTAGAGTATCTGCTGAGGATCACTGACGAGGGGGAATTGAGTCCCCCTAGATGGAGGGACGAGCCAGTCGAATGGAGCACGATCCTGAGCCTGATGTCCGATGCATCCAAATCCATTCCCAAGAGCATATGCCCCTTCGCCTTTCACGTCACCGGGCTATACGCCCTAAAGGGATCCTCCGTAGTTCAAAAGATGCTGCTTGTCGATATAAGTAGGCACACCGCTGCGATGAAGATTGCTGGTTGGATAATGAAGCGCAGTGACGATCTCAAGGAGCTTACACCAGTTATGATTAGCACCGGGAGGATCTCGGGCGACATCATAAAGCTCCTGTCTCTGACGGGGATAAGGATCGTTGCTAGCATGAGGCACGTTTTAGTTAGTGGAGCGGCATCAGCAGATCAGAGGGGGATAACCCTCATATCAAAAGACTTCACTAGGGAGTTGAAAGTCTTCACTTATCCGGAGAGGGTGAGGGGAGGTCCCATGGTGTCCAAGGGGGGACCCCTAGTGAGATGGCATGGGAAGGAGGCAGACAGCCCTCTCTGCTGA
- a CDS encoding YkgJ family cysteine cluster protein, which produces MICPEGCHLCCLETEMILTESDIRRLESLGYRRGDFSELRGGFIRLKNVDGKCYFLKNGMCSVYEHRPLGCRAYPVIYDLDAGKCVLDEYCPATHTVSEQEFREKCNLAVKVVGELGLI; this is translated from the coding sequence ATGATATGTCCCGAGGGGTGCCACCTCTGCTGCCTTGAGACCGAGATGATCCTCACTGAAAGCGACATAAGGAGACTTGAGTCCCTAGGATATAGAAGAGGGGATTTCTCCGAGCTTAGAGGAGGATTCATCAGGCTCAAGAACGTTGATGGAAAGTGCTACTTCCTAAAGAACGGGATGTGTTCCGTCTACGAGCATAGGCCTCTGGGATGCAGGGCCTATCCCGTGATCTACGATCTCGACGCTGGGAAGTGCGTACTGGATGAGTACTGTCCTGCCACTCATACTGTGAGCGAGCAGGAGTTCAGGGAAAAGTGCAATCTAGCTGTTAAGGTGGTTGGGGAGTTAGGGCTCATCTAG
- a CDS encoding TldD/PmbA family protein: protein MDLEDAVSLGLDEGADFIEVREERTYMTMIRMIDGVVRELTRGREFRISVRALYRGGWGFGIANSPNEIADAVKDAVSLAKLSSRWAEPIEVNWPSFKGSYEVKGRKPAWQIPIEEKIGIVDEQDRLAKSIDKVTNRNIMMGDTLRETRVINSLGTDIRQTLPRVRLAAYIFAHEAGVTESAFESRGGIGGLEVIEGTGIAEEAAKRAVEALSAKPAPPGPHPAILDPKLAGVFIHEAFGHAAEGDAVVNNESILTGKLGERVGSEVVSVVDDPTIEGLYGFYRYDDEGTESRRKYIVKGGILSGYMTNLETASKLGLEPTGNARSMDYSNPPIVRMSNTFIDRGDWTFEEMVSDMKQGIYAFGSLYGYTDPAKGQFMFKAEGGWLIENGELKQRLREVAITGMTLEVLNNIDAVGKDLSHDPGMCGKMGQWVPVTTGAPHVRVSNLVFGGR, encoded by the coding sequence ATGGATTTGGAGGACGCAGTATCCCTAGGTCTCGATGAAGGGGCTGACTTCATCGAGGTCAGGGAAGAGAGAACCTACATGACCATGATCAGGATGATCGATGGAGTAGTGAGGGAGTTGACTAGGGGAAGGGAGTTCAGGATAAGTGTCCGGGCCCTATACAGAGGTGGATGGGGCTTCGGCATAGCTAACTCCCCTAATGAGATAGCCGACGCGGTTAAAGATGCAGTGAGCCTAGCTAAACTCTCATCTAGGTGGGCAGAGCCGATAGAAGTGAATTGGCCCTCCTTCAAGGGAAGCTACGAGGTTAAAGGGAGGAAGCCCGCGTGGCAGATTCCGATAGAGGAGAAGATAGGGATAGTCGATGAGCAGGATCGACTCGCCAAATCAATTGATAAGGTGACCAACAGGAACATAATGATGGGAGACACGCTCAGGGAGACCAGAGTAATCAACTCCTTGGGAACTGACATCAGGCAGACACTGCCTAGGGTCAGGCTGGCCGCCTACATATTTGCTCACGAGGCGGGAGTGACGGAAAGCGCGTTCGAATCGAGGGGAGGGATAGGAGGACTGGAGGTGATTGAGGGGACTGGGATCGCGGAGGAGGCAGCCAAAAGGGCCGTGGAAGCTCTATCGGCCAAACCAGCCCCTCCTGGGCCCCATCCCGCGATACTGGATCCGAAGCTGGCTGGTGTGTTCATACACGAGGCTTTCGGTCACGCGGCCGAGGGAGACGCGGTAGTTAACAACGAGAGCATCCTCACAGGAAAGCTGGGTGAAAGGGTGGGCTCCGAGGTGGTCAGCGTCGTCGACGATCCCACCATAGAAGGGTTATACGGGTTCTACAGGTACGATGACGAGGGGACCGAGTCCAGGCGCAAGTACATAGTCAAGGGAGGCATACTTTCCGGCTACATGACCAACTTGGAGACCGCTTCCAAGCTCGGGCTCGAACCTACCGGAAACGCTCGCTCGATGGATTACAGCAATCCACCTATTGTGAGGATGTCCAACACGTTCATAGACAGGGGGGATTGGACGTTCGAGGAGATGGTGTCCGATATGAAGCAAGGAATATACGCGTTCGGGTCCCTTTACGGATACACCGATCCGGCTAAGGGACAGTTCATGTTCAAGGCCGAGGGAGGCTGGCTGATTGAGAACGGAGAGCTCAAGCAGAGGTTGAGGGAGGTGGCCATAACCGGTATGACCCTCGAGGTCCTGAACAACATAGATGCGGTCGGGAAGGACTTATCTCACGATCCAGGGATGTGCGGGAAGATGGGCCAGTGGGTTCCCGTAACCACTGGAGCGCCCCATGTTAGGGTGAGCAACCTGGTGTTCGGGGGGAGGTAA
- a CDS encoding TldD/PmbA family protein yields the protein MLREEAVKAALSSGAEEAEAFELFTREISIHVEKGKVKTASSVRMVGLGVRAAMGQKLGFAFATNPASGGEVGREAAESAKAAPEDPDFRGLPDARKVDYLSEIMDPKLRDLDLNDAADLFLAAVESARLSDKVISVSGKLEVSFSKVAVFSSKGIDVSEERTYLTAYIEAASKDGDRRGSGFGFADGRRLDMFDPEKVGTEAGDLAIRTLDATTIGVEELPVVFQPKAQFTLIPFLVGQAANAENLQYGRSFLTNRIGDQIAREEVSIVDDGRIPWLPGSSSFDAEGIPTGRTYVIENGVFKSPIHNWYTAMKEGVESTGNASRDHTRPPAISSHTVSIEAPSLQMKKDELLDVKRGVLVVYTMDTPNLSTGEFSGMAETAFLIENGEVTKSLRQTSMGFRIEDFLKTMDAVGDDVETLMGFKGGSVRVKIKVAGPGA from the coding sequence ATGCTGAGGGAAGAAGCAGTTAAGGCCGCTCTCTCCTCCGGAGCTGAGGAGGCGGAGGCTTTCGAGCTCTTTACTCGCGAGATCTCCATACACGTGGAAAAGGGGAAGGTCAAGACGGCCAGTTCGGTCAGGATGGTGGGTCTAGGAGTGAGGGCAGCCATGGGGCAGAAGCTGGGCTTTGCATTCGCCACGAACCCCGCTTCAGGCGGGGAGGTTGGGAGGGAGGCGGCCGAGAGCGCTAAAGCAGCTCCAGAGGATCCGGATTTCAGGGGACTCCCAGATGCCAGGAAGGTGGACTACCTCAGCGAGATCATGGATCCGAAGCTCAGGGACTTGGATCTGAACGACGCCGCTGACCTGTTCCTCGCGGCTGTGGAGTCAGCTCGTCTCTCGGACAAGGTGATCTCAGTCTCCGGCAAACTGGAGGTGTCCTTCTCCAAGGTGGCGGTGTTCAGCTCCAAGGGCATCGATGTCTCCGAGGAGAGGACATACCTAACCGCCTACATCGAAGCAGCCAGCAAGGACGGTGATAGGAGGGGATCAGGCTTCGGCTTCGCCGATGGAAGGAGGTTGGACATGTTCGATCCCGAGAAGGTGGGTACGGAGGCCGGAGATCTGGCCATCAGGACTCTGGATGCCACCACCATAGGAGTGGAGGAGCTGCCTGTGGTATTCCAGCCAAAGGCCCAGTTCACCCTGATCCCCTTCTTGGTGGGTCAGGCGGCTAACGCCGAGAACCTGCAGTACGGCAGGAGCTTCTTAACCAACAGGATAGGAGATCAGATAGCAAGGGAGGAGGTAAGCATAGTCGACGACGGGCGCATCCCTTGGCTCCCCGGCAGCTCGAGCTTCGACGCGGAGGGGATCCCCACCGGAAGGACTTACGTCATAGAGAATGGTGTCTTCAAGTCGCCGATACACAACTGGTACACAGCTATGAAGGAGGGTGTGGAGAGCACGGGCAACGCTTCCAGAGATCACACTAGGCCACCGGCGATCTCATCCCACACGGTAAGTATCGAGGCCCCGTCCCTGCAGATGAAGAAGGATGAGTTGCTTGACGTAAAGAGAGGGGTACTAGTGGTCTACACCATGGACACTCCCAACCTGTCCACCGGGGAGTTCAGCGGGATGGCGGAGACGGCCTTCCTCATAGAGAACGGGGAGGTGACAAAGTCACTGAGGCAGACCAGCATGGGCTTCCGGATCGAGGACTTCCTGAAGACCATGGACGCTGTAGGTGATGATGTGGAGACTTTAATGGGATTCAAGGGCGGCTCCGTCAGGGTGAAGATCAAGGTAGCGGGTCCGGGTGCCTGA